Proteins from one Pseudomonas sp. KBS0710 genomic window:
- a CDS encoding integrase core domain-containing protein codes for MPWKELKPMDLKVMFVAEYLTGKHSLSQLCRDYEISRKTGYKWVERYKAEGPSGLDERSRRRHHQTYVVPLAVKQAIIELRSIGETIPGPKKIQSDLIKRFPGQDPPSKTTIYNILKAADLITPRPLRPRVAVYPKPLRKADVPNQLFSADYKGQYLTGAGVWCYPLTIMDHASRFLLACQSMPSTNFKETQETFERVFREYGLPERIRTDNGVPFASTGRGGLSQLSIWWLRLGIIPERIEPGRPDQNGRHERMHRTLKSTLPNPPAVAWESQQKHFDRFIQHYNYERGHEALSQKTPASCYSPSPRAYPEKLPEMGYASHIECYRTDSNGMIYRSGLRIYVGHLLKYQTIGMEMLSDEVWAVIFGPVILGQVDARKADKDGYISLKVLPM; via the coding sequence ATGCCCTGGAAAGAGCTGAAACCTATGGACCTCAAAGTGATGTTTGTCGCTGAATATCTGACTGGAAAACACAGCCTTAGCCAGCTATGTCGAGACTATGAAATCAGCCGAAAGACCGGCTACAAGTGGGTCGAGCGATACAAAGCAGAAGGCCCCAGTGGGCTTGATGAGCGTAGTCGTCGTCGGCACCACCAGACTTATGTGGTGCCTTTGGCGGTAAAGCAGGCGATTATCGAACTTCGTTCTATAGGCGAGACAATCCCTGGTCCGAAAAAAATCCAGAGTGATCTGATAAAGCGCTTTCCGGGCCAGGATCCGCCCTCGAAAACGACTATTTATAACATCCTCAAAGCAGCTGATCTGATCACGCCTCGACCCTTGCGGCCAAGAGTTGCTGTCTATCCAAAACCGTTACGCAAGGCAGATGTGCCTAACCAGCTTTTCAGTGCTGACTACAAAGGCCAGTACCTGACAGGAGCGGGCGTATGGTGTTATCCGCTAACAATCATGGACCATGCCAGTCGTTTCTTGCTTGCCTGTCAGAGCATGCCCAGCACCAATTTCAAGGAGACCCAGGAGACGTTCGAACGGGTGTTTCGCGAGTATGGTTTGCCTGAGCGGATCCGTACTGACAACGGAGTGCCGTTTGCCAGCACAGGCCGTGGAGGGCTGTCACAGTTGTCGATCTGGTGGCTACGGCTGGGGATCATTCCAGAGCGTATCGAGCCCGGTCGGCCAGACCAAAATGGCCGGCACGAGCGTATGCACCGAACACTGAAAAGTACTTTGCCCAATCCACCTGCGGTTGCTTGGGAGTCTCAGCAGAAACACTTTGATCGTTTCATACAGCACTACAATTACGAGCGAGGGCATGAAGCGCTGAGCCAGAAAACACCGGCTTCATGCTATTCACCTTCACCTCGAGCCTATCCTGAGAAACTGCCGGAGATGGGTTATGCAAGTCATATTGAGTGTTACCGGACTGACTCAAACGGGATGATTTATCGGTCAGGTCTGCGGATTTATGTGGGGCATTTACTGAAATACCAGACTATTGGAATGGAGATGCTGAGCGACGAAGTGTGGGCTGTTATTTTCGGCCCAGTGATCCTCGGTCAAGTGGATGCAAGAAAAGCAGACAAGGACGGCTATATTTCACTCAAAGTGTTACCTATGTGA
- a CDS encoding molecular chaperone, which yields MPPRSIAACLTLLGMLMATQAAASISLNATRIVFDGDHKEANITVRNGNQDVLIQSWVDMNDASASRAPFAVTPPLARVFAKEQQLLRILYEGKGMPTDRESVVWLNVQEIPKASETENTLQLAIRQRIKIFYRPAGLTGSALQAPAQLEWTLAKHAGQTLLQVKNPTLYHVSMADIKVQAQLASDSTMIAPGEQKQFPLSAAIANGPVQLSFSSINDYGAQNHYSAPLSSGAALPAHATESRVKP from the coding sequence ATGCCGCCTCGTTCTATCGCCGCATGCCTCACGCTGCTGGGCATGCTTATGGCTACCCAGGCCGCCGCCAGCATTTCATTGAATGCCACCCGCATCGTGTTTGATGGCGACCACAAGGAAGCCAATATCACCGTGCGCAACGGCAACCAGGATGTGTTGATTCAATCCTGGGTCGACATGAACGACGCCAGTGCCAGCCGCGCGCCGTTTGCCGTCACGCCGCCGCTGGCGCGGGTATTCGCCAAGGAACAACAACTGCTGCGCATTCTGTACGAAGGCAAAGGCATGCCCACGGACCGTGAGTCGGTGGTGTGGCTCAACGTGCAGGAAATCCCCAAGGCCAGCGAGACCGAGAACACCTTGCAGTTGGCTATCCGCCAGCGCATCAAGATTTTTTACCGCCCTGCCGGCCTCACCGGCAGCGCGCTGCAAGCCCCTGCGCAGCTTGAGTGGACACTGGCCAAACACGCCGGCCAAACCCTGCTGCAGGTGAAGAACCCGACGCTGTACCACGTGTCCATGGCCGACATCAAAGTGCAGGCACAACTCGCCAGCGACTCCACCATGATCGCGCCCGGCGAGCAAAAACAGTTCCCGCTGAGCGCGGCAATTGCCAACGGCCCAGTGCAGCTGTCGTTTTCCAGCATCAATGACTATGGCGCGCAAAACCACTACAGCGCGCCTCTGTCGAGCGGCGCTGCGCTACCTGCGCACGCGACTGAATCGCGCGTCAAACCCTAA
- a CDS encoding response regulator: MKKFNVVIADDHPIVLLGVRELVERDTRFQVVGEAVCSAGLIALLQHQGADIVITDYNMPGDSPYGDGLKLVEYLKRHFPQVQILILTMISNHLILTRLQELGVVGIIQKSQLHTEIELALKAIAQQSAYRSLEPPKTSVIETLTAIDERFTSLSPKEFEILRLFISGMSVSDIARSQNRSSKTISAQKISAMRKLEVSSDQDLLAYCLARNIFN, from the coding sequence ATGAAAAAATTCAACGTGGTAATCGCGGACGATCACCCGATCGTGCTGCTTGGCGTTCGCGAGTTGGTGGAGCGCGACACACGCTTCCAGGTGGTCGGCGAGGCCGTGTGTTCGGCCGGCCTGATCGCGCTGTTGCAGCACCAGGGTGCCGACATTGTGATCACCGACTACAACATGCCAGGCGACTCGCCCTATGGCGACGGGCTCAAATTGGTCGAGTACCTGAAGCGGCATTTCCCGCAGGTGCAGATCCTGATCCTGACGATGATCTCCAACCACCTGATCCTCACCCGCCTGCAAGAGCTGGGTGTGGTCGGCATCATCCAGAAAAGCCAGTTGCACACCGAGATTGAATTGGCGCTCAAGGCGATTGCCCAGCAGAGCGCCTACCGCAGCCTGGAACCGCCAAAAACCTCGGTGATCGAGACCCTTACGGCGATTGACGAGCGCTTTACCAGTTTGTCGCCCAAAGAGTTCGAGATCTTGCGTTTATTTATTTCCGGGATGAGCGTCAGTGATATTGCGCGCAGTCAGAACCGCAGTTCCAAGACCATCAGCGCGCAAAAAATATCGGCCATGCGCAAACTTGAAGTGAGCAGTGACCAGGACCTGCTCGCTTATTGTCTGGCGCGCAACATTTTCAACTAA
- a CDS encoding fimbria/pilus outer membrane usher protein → MSFFSSNRPARGVLKLKTLSLAIAASLPTWAMADDAAQTFNTTFLQGSQSQVDLQQLLSANSVLPGNYRVDLYSNEVLVGRRDIDFKRNPKNGRVEACLTLDLLKQLGVDMSRLQAEGKLDPQQPQECYALADMIEDASVRYDSSRLRLMASIPQVAMQRGLRGYVDPQLWDDGVPAAFINYQLNSSRTAGDYKTRIANNLGLRNGINLGAWRLRNESNMSSGTDRSNTFTSNRTYVQHDVTAIKGQFSAGEIFSDTDLFDSVRYRGLKLASDDGMRADSERGYAPVIRGVAQTNATVEIRQNDYILYTANVAPGPFEINDIYPSGSNGDLQITVIEADGSRRVSMQAFSSLPIMVREGQVKYSLSAGTFKSNADGLGSPRFLSGTLAYGLTSNLSGIVGLQASEDYSALSIGAGKNTAFGAFSLDTTHSSSKARGQTSQGSSVRALYAKTFAGTDTNFTLAAYRYSTEGYRTLTDHVEDNSEDVRVRTGHSKTRTDLTINQSLGRNSEFGSLYVNASDQRYWNRGGSRSLSAGYTGNWGDLSYNLGVTRTQQIVTYGEPSSDTQVNLSVSFPLGSQARAPRAFVTTSHQRGDTTTQAGINGYVADTSDTFYSVQAGHSDASGDSGSVNINSRTSMADVSLGYSQGQGYNSQNLNLAGSVVAHAGGINLGQTVSETFALAEVPGISGAKIGSYSGVETGYNGYAVIPTAQPYRVNWISLDTRDLGGDVEITNATQQLVPRRGAIVVARYSGTTGRRVLFELFDAQHKPLSFGASLEDSAGKQLAIADPNGNALALVEQDQGTLIIKWGEQRCSASYALPPQNKALNYERQALVCGP, encoded by the coding sequence ATGTCTTTTTTTTCCAGCAACAGGCCCGCCCGTGGCGTACTGAAGTTGAAGACGCTGTCGCTCGCGATTGCCGCCAGCCTGCCGACCTGGGCCATGGCCGATGATGCAGCGCAGACGTTCAACACCACGTTCCTGCAGGGCTCGCAGTCGCAGGTCGACCTGCAGCAATTGCTCTCGGCCAACAGCGTGCTGCCGGGCAATTACCGGGTCGACCTGTACAGCAACGAAGTGCTGGTGGGCCGACGTGATATCGACTTCAAGCGCAACCCGAAAAACGGCCGGGTCGAAGCCTGCCTGACCCTCGACCTGCTCAAGCAATTGGGCGTCGACATGAGCCGCTTGCAGGCCGAAGGCAAACTCGACCCGCAGCAACCGCAAGAATGTTATGCCCTTGCGGACATGATCGAAGACGCCAGCGTGCGGTACGACAGCAGCCGCCTGCGCCTGATGGCAAGTATTCCGCAAGTGGCCATGCAGCGCGGCCTGCGCGGGTATGTCGACCCGCAGTTGTGGGACGACGGCGTACCTGCCGCGTTCATCAACTACCAGCTCAACAGCAGCCGCACCGCCGGCGACTATAAAACCCGCATCGCCAATAATCTCGGGCTGCGCAACGGCATCAACCTGGGCGCCTGGCGCCTGCGCAACGAATCGAACATGAGCAGCGGCACTGACCGCTCGAACACCTTCACCAGCAACCGCACTTATGTGCAGCACGACGTGACAGCGATCAAGGGCCAGTTCAGCGCCGGCGAGATTTTCTCTGACACCGACCTGTTCGACAGCGTGCGTTATCGCGGCCTCAAACTGGCCTCCGACGACGGCATGCGTGCCGACAGCGAACGCGGCTACGCACCGGTGATCCGTGGCGTGGCGCAGACCAACGCGACCGTAGAGATCCGCCAGAACGACTACATCCTCTACACCGCCAACGTCGCGCCAGGGCCGTTCGAGATCAACGACATCTACCCCAGCGGCTCCAACGGCGATCTGCAAATCACCGTGATCGAGGCCGACGGCAGTCGGCGGGTGTCGATGCAGGCGTTTTCCAGTTTGCCGATCATGGTGCGTGAAGGCCAGGTCAAGTACAGCCTCTCGGCGGGCACGTTCAAAAGCAATGCCGACGGCCTGGGCAGCCCGCGTTTTCTGAGCGGCACGCTGGCGTATGGCTTGACCAGCAACCTCAGCGGCATCGTCGGCCTGCAAGCCAGTGAGGACTACAGCGCGCTGTCGATCGGCGCCGGCAAGAACACCGCGTTCGGCGCCTTCTCCCTGGACACCACGCACTCGTCCAGCAAGGCGCGCGGGCAAACCAGCCAGGGCAGCAGCGTGCGAGCGTTGTACGCAAAAACCTTTGCCGGCACCGACACCAACTTCACCCTGGCCGCCTACCGTTACTCCACCGAGGGCTACCGCACCCTCACCGACCATGTGGAAGACAACAGCGAAGACGTGCGCGTGCGCACCGGCCATTCAAAAACCCGTACCGACCTGACCATCAACCAGAGCCTGGGGCGTAACAGCGAGTTCGGCAGCCTTTACGTCAACGCCAGTGACCAGCGCTATTGGAACCGTGGCGGTTCGCGCAGTTTGTCTGCCGGTTACACCGGCAACTGGGGCGACCTGAGCTACAACCTCGGCGTGACGCGCACCCAGCAAATCGTCACCTATGGCGAGCCCAGCAGCGACACCCAGGTGAACCTGTCCGTCTCATTTCCATTGGGCAGCCAGGCCCGTGCGCCACGGGCTTTTGTTACCACCAGCCATCAGCGCGGCGACACCACCACACAAGCCGGTATCAACGGCTACGTCGCCGACACCAGCGACACGTTTTATTCGGTGCAAGCGGGCCATAGCGATGCGAGTGGCGACTCCGGCTCGGTGAATATCAACAGCCGAACCTCCATGGCGGATGTCAGCCTGGGCTACAGCCAGGGCCAGGGCTACAACTCGCAGAACCTTAACCTCGCGGGTTCGGTGGTCGCTCATGCGGGCGGAATTAACCTGGGGCAGACCGTCAGCGAAACCTTCGCCCTGGCCGAAGTGCCGGGTATCTCGGGGGCTAAAATCGGCAGCTACAGCGGCGTCGAGACCGGCTACAACGGCTATGCGGTGATCCCCACGGCGCAGCCTTACCGGGTGAACTGGATCAGCCTGGACACCCGCGACCTGGGCGGCGATGTGGAAATCACCAACGCCACCCAGCAACTGGTGCCGCGCCGTGGCGCTATTGTAGTTGCGCGTTACAGCGGCACCACCGGGCGACGGGTGTTGTTCGAGCTGTTTGATGCGCAGCACAAGCCATTGTCGTTCGGGGCTTCGCTGGAAGACTCGGCAGGTAAGCAACTGGCGATTGCAGACCCGAATGGGAATGCGCTGGCATTGGTGGAGCAGGATCAGGGGACGCTGATCATCAAGTGGGGCGAGCAGCGTTGCAGTGCCAGCTATGCGCTACCGCCGCAGAACAAGGCGCTGAACTATGAGCGGCAGGCGTTGGTGTGTGGGCCTTAG
- a CDS encoding fimbrial protein: MKKFSLAVIASAIIAASGSAFAVDPAPTPTLGGSGKITFTGVINNDACSVDGANSDRTISVDMGNVSIKDMGTAENPTAGRVTAKDFNLNVNCNQGTKVAMIFDANNGGSGLVTGKKVLALNPGSATAQNVGIALLDSKGSLIDLSSSSTARIESTMHGAGTAGGDATLSFAAAYVTTAAAGSSTAGRGDATLPFILQYE, encoded by the coding sequence ATGAAGAAGTTTTCCCTGGCTGTTATCGCCTCGGCCATTATCGCCGCTTCCGGCAGTGCATTTGCCGTCGACCCGGCACCGACGCCGACCCTGGGCGGCAGCGGTAAAATCACCTTCACTGGCGTGATCAACAACGATGCCTGCTCGGTCGATGGCGCCAACTCCGACCGCACCATCTCGGTAGACATGGGCAACGTGTCGATCAAGGACATGGGCACTGCCGAAAACCCAACCGCAGGCCGTGTCACCGCCAAAGACTTCAACCTGAACGTCAACTGCAACCAGGGCACCAAAGTCGCGATGATCTTTGACGCCAACAACGGCGGTTCGGGCCTGGTCACCGGCAAAAAAGTCCTGGCCCTGAACCCGGGTTCGGCCACTGCACAAAACGTCGGTATCGCCCTGCTCGACAGCAAAGGCAGCCTGATCGACCTCAGCTCTTCCAGCACCGCGCGCATCGAAAGCACCATGCACGGCGCCGGCACGGCTGGCGGCGACGCCACCCTGAGCTTCGCGGCCGCCTACGTCACCACCGCAGCCGCCGGTTCGTCCACCGCCGGTCGTGGTGATGCCACCCTGCCGTTCATCCTGCAATACGAATAA